A region of Pseudomonas saponiphila DNA encodes the following proteins:
- a CDS encoding class I SAM-dependent methyltransferase, whose product MKLAPDDLDSITATTLGHYQQVAEDFRQGTRDHDVSQNIDALLRHIRGPAPFRVLDFGCGPGRDLQTFTRLGHIAIGLDGCERFTQMARDDSGCEVWQQDFLKLDLPASHFDGIFANAVLFHIPRQELPRVLKQLHASLKDGGVLFSSNPRGDNQEGWNGPRYGAYHDLAAWQALLTEAGFVELEHYYRPAGLPREQQPWLASVWRKA is encoded by the coding sequence ATGAAACTCGCCCCCGACGATCTCGACAGCATCACCGCCACCACCCTCGGCCACTACCAGCAAGTGGCCGAAGACTTTCGCCAAGGCACCCGCGACCACGACGTCAGCCAGAACATCGACGCGCTGCTGCGGCATATCCGGGGCCCGGCGCCGTTCCGCGTGCTGGATTTTGGCTGCGGCCCGGGGCGCGATCTACAGACCTTCACCCGCCTCGGCCATATCGCCATCGGCCTCGACGGCTGCGAACGCTTCACCCAGATGGCCCGGGACGACAGCGGCTGCGAGGTGTGGCAACAGGATTTTCTCAAGCTCGATCTACCGGCGAGCCACTTCGACGGCATCTTCGCCAACGCGGTGCTGTTTCACATTCCCCGCCAGGAACTGCCACGGGTGCTCAAGCAGCTGCATGCCAGCCTCAAGGACGGCGGCGTGCTATTCAGCTCCAACCCGCGCGGCGACAACCAGGAAGGCTGGAACGGCCCGCGCTACGGCGCCTACCACGACCTCGCGGCCTGGCAGGCACTGCTGACCGAAGCAGGTTTTGTCGAACTGGAGCATTACTACCGCCCCGCCGGCCTGCCCCGTGAACAGCAACCCTGGCTGGCCAGCGTCTGGCGCAAGGCCTGA
- a CDS encoding methionine ABC transporter permease: MWFDRLLQGILDTLLMVGVSSLIALLAGIPLAVILVTSGKGGIYEAPNLNRVLGAFVNLFRSIPFLILMVALIPFTRLIVGTTYGVWAAVVPLTIAATPFFARIAEVSLREVDHGLIEAAQAMGCRRWHIVWHVLLPEALPGIVGGFTITLVTMINSSAMAGAIGAGGLGDIAYRYGYQRFDSQIMLTVIVLLVILVAAIQLGGDRLARVLNKR; encoded by the coding sequence ATGTGGTTTGATCGCTTGTTGCAGGGCATTCTCGACACCCTGCTGATGGTCGGCGTGTCCTCGCTGATCGCCCTGCTGGCAGGGATTCCCCTGGCGGTGATCCTGGTCACCAGCGGCAAGGGCGGAATCTATGAGGCGCCGAACCTGAACCGGGTGCTGGGGGCCTTCGTGAACCTGTTCCGCTCGATCCCGTTCCTGATCCTGATGGTGGCGCTGATCCCCTTCACCCGGCTGATCGTCGGCACCACCTACGGCGTGTGGGCCGCGGTGGTGCCACTAACCATCGCCGCCACGCCGTTCTTCGCGCGGATTGCCGAAGTCAGCCTGCGGGAAGTCGATCACGGCCTGATCGAAGCGGCCCAGGCCATGGGCTGCCGCCGCTGGCACATCGTCTGGCATGTGCTGCTGCCGGAAGCGCTGCCGGGCATCGTCGGCGGTTTCACCATCACCCTGGTGACCATGATCAACTCCTCGGCCATGGCCGGCGCGATTGGCGCGGGAGGCCTGGGAGACATTGCCTACCGCTACGGTTACCAGCGTTTCGACAGCCAGATCATGCTCACGGTGATCGTGCTGCTGGTGATCCTGGTGGCGGCGATCCAGCTGGGCGGCGACCGCCTGGCGCGGGTGCTGAACAAGCGTTGA
- a CDS encoding methionine ABC transporter ATP-binding protein has protein sequence MSAATLQRKLSEPAPQRAEQTELHPELNRAQVRFIGLGKTYQGQQGPVQALHGIDLSIQRGEVFGIIGRSGAGKSSLIRTINRLEQPSSGRVLIDQVDIGDFDEDRLVALRRRIGMIFQHFNLMSAKTVWHNVELPLKVAGVPKAERQRKVRELLELVGLKDKHQAYPAQLSGGQKQRVGIARALVHDPEILLCDEATSALDPETTQSILGLLKEINQRLGLTIILITHEMAVIREICDRVVVLEHGRIVEQGPVWEVFGNPQHEVSKTLLAPLQHGLPPELQNRLRSHPESSAAAVVLSLRFTGSSHDEPDLAALFSALGGRVRLLQGGVERIQGHALGQLLLAVQGSPLDAEALRQRAGQWAQQVEVLGYVV, from the coding sequence ATGAGTGCCGCGACGCTACAGCGCAAGCTGTCGGAACCTGCGCCCCAGCGTGCCGAGCAGACCGAGTTGCACCCCGAACTGAACCGCGCCCAGGTGCGCTTCATCGGCCTGGGCAAGACCTACCAAGGCCAGCAGGGTCCGGTGCAGGCCCTGCACGGCATCGATCTTTCGATCCAGCGCGGCGAAGTGTTCGGCATCATCGGCCGCAGCGGCGCCGGCAAGTCGTCGCTGATCCGCACCATCAACCGCCTGGAACAGCCCAGCAGCGGCCGGGTGCTGATCGATCAAGTGGACATCGGCGACTTCGACGAAGACCGCCTGGTGGCCCTGCGCCGGCGCATCGGCATGATCTTCCAGCACTTCAACCTGATGTCGGCCAAGACCGTATGGCACAACGTCGAGCTGCCGCTGAAGGTGGCCGGGGTGCCCAAGGCCGAGCGCCAGCGCAAGGTCCGCGAGCTGCTGGAACTGGTGGGCCTCAAGGACAAGCACCAGGCCTACCCGGCGCAACTGTCCGGCGGCCAGAAGCAGCGGGTGGGCATCGCCCGGGCCCTGGTCCACGATCCCGAGATCCTGCTGTGCGACGAAGCCACCTCGGCCCTGGACCCGGAAACCACCCAGTCGATCCTCGGCCTGCTCAAGGAGATCAATCAGCGCCTGGGCCTGACCATCATCCTGATCACCCACGAGATGGCGGTGATCCGCGAGATCTGCGACCGCGTGGTGGTGCTGGAACACGGGCGCATCGTCGAACAGGGGCCGGTCTGGGAAGTCTTCGGCAACCCGCAGCACGAGGTCAGCAAGACCCTGCTGGCGCCCTTGCAACATGGCCTGCCGCCAGAGCTGCAAAACCGCCTGCGCAGTCACCCCGAATCGTCCGCGGCGGCCGTGGTGCTGAGCCTGCGCTTCACCGGCAGCAGCCATGATGAACCGGACCTGGCGGCGCTGTTCAGCGCCCTCGGGGGCCGCGTGCGCCTGCTGCAAGGTGGCGTGGAACGCATTCAGGGCCACGCCCTGGGGCAACTGCTGCTGGCGGTCCAGGGATCGCCCCTGGACGCCGAAGCACTGCGCCAGCGCGCGGGGCAATGGGCACAGCAAGTGGAGGTACTGGGCTATGTGGTTTGA
- a CDS encoding MetQ/NlpA family ABC transporter substrate-binding protein — protein sequence MKSKRLRHPVKALALALGLFSGALFAADAPLKVGTTAAFAIPLEAAVEEAGKQGLKVELVEFTDWIAPNVSLAAGDIDVNYFQHIPFLENAKAAAGFDLVPFAPGIINNVGLYSKKYKSFAELPEGASVAIANDPINSGRGLQLLAKAGLITLKPGVGYKATEEDIVSNPKKIKILQVEAVQLVRAYDDADLVQGYPAYIRLAKTFDAGSALLFDGLDHKEYVIQFVIQPKSKNDPRLIKFVDIYQHSPAVRAALDKAHGKLYQAGWEG from the coding sequence ATGAAAAGCAAACGCCTGCGCCACCCGGTCAAAGCCCTGGCCCTCGCCCTCGGCCTGTTCAGCGGCGCCCTGTTCGCCGCCGACGCGCCGCTCAAGGTCGGCACCACCGCCGCCTTCGCCATTCCCCTGGAGGCCGCCGTGGAAGAGGCCGGCAAGCAGGGCCTGAAAGTTGAGCTGGTGGAGTTCACCGACTGGATCGCGCCCAACGTCAGCCTGGCCGCAGGCGACATCGACGTGAACTACTTCCAGCACATCCCCTTCCTGGAAAACGCCAAGGCCGCCGCCGGTTTCGACCTGGTGCCCTTCGCCCCGGGGATCATCAACAACGTCGGCCTGTACTCGAAGAAATACAAAAGCTTCGCCGAACTGCCCGAGGGTGCCAGCGTGGCCATCGCCAACGACCCGATCAACAGCGGACGCGGCCTGCAACTGCTGGCCAAGGCCGGGCTGATCACCCTCAAGCCGGGAGTCGGCTACAAGGCCACCGAAGAAGACATCGTCAGCAACCCGAAGAAGATCAAGATCCTCCAGGTCGAAGCCGTGCAACTGGTACGCGCCTATGACGACGCCGACCTGGTCCAGGGCTACCCGGCCTACATCCGCCTGGCCAAGACCTTCGACGCCGGCTCGGCGCTGCTGTTCGACGGCCTGGACCACAAGGAATACGTGATCCAGTTCGTGATCCAGCCCAAGAGCAAGAACGACCCGCGGCTGATCAAGTTCGTCGATATCTACCAGCATTCGCCCGCCGTTCGCGCGGCCCTGGACAAAGCCCACGGCAAGCTCTACCAAGCCGGCTGGGAAGGTTGA
- a CDS encoding LLM class flavin-dependent oxidoreductase produces MAAPETAKKKILLNAFNMNCVGHINHGLWTHPRDNSTQYKTLEYWTELAQLLERGLFDGLFIADIVGVYDVYQNSVDVTLKESIQLPVNDPLLLVSAMAAVTRNLGFGLTANLTYEAPYLFARRLSTLDHLSRGRVGWNIVTGYLDSAAQAMGLKQQIEHDRRYDQADEYLEVLYKLWEGSWEDDAVLNDREQRVYAQPDKVHKVEHQGEFYQVSGYHLCEPSPQRTPVLFQAGSSDRGLLFAGRHAECVFISGQNKAATKAQVDKVRASAVAAGRNPEDIKVFMGLNVIVGETEELAWQKHAEYRSHASAEAGVAHFSASTAIDFSQYEIDEPIQYVKSNAIQSATKNLQNNDWTRRKLLEQHALGGRYFTVVGSPQQVADELESWIAETGLDGFNLTRIVTPESYVDFIDLVIPELQRRGSYKTAYDDGTLREKLFHQGRKLPERHTGAAYRR; encoded by the coding sequence ATGGCCGCGCCAGAAACCGCGAAAAAGAAGATCCTGCTCAACGCCTTCAACATGAACTGCGTCGGGCACATCAACCACGGCCTGTGGACCCATCCGCGGGACAACTCGACCCAGTACAAGACCCTGGAATACTGGACCGAACTGGCCCAGTTGCTGGAGCGCGGGCTATTCGACGGGCTGTTCATCGCCGACATCGTCGGGGTCTACGACGTCTACCAGAACTCGGTGGACGTGACCCTCAAGGAGTCGATCCAACTGCCGGTCAACGACCCACTGCTGCTGGTCTCGGCCATGGCCGCAGTCACCAGGAACCTGGGCTTCGGCCTGACCGCCAACCTCACCTACGAGGCGCCCTACCTGTTCGCCCGGCGTCTTTCCACCCTCGACCACCTGAGCCGTGGCCGGGTCGGCTGGAACATCGTCACCGGCTACCTGGACAGCGCCGCCCAGGCCATGGGCCTGAAGCAGCAGATCGAGCACGACCGCCGCTACGACCAGGCCGACGAGTACCTGGAGGTGCTGTACAAACTCTGGGAAGGCAGCTGGGAAGACGACGCGGTACTCAACGACCGCGAGCAGCGCGTCTATGCCCAGCCGGACAAGGTGCACAAGGTCGAGCACCAGGGCGAGTTCTACCAGGTCAGCGGCTATCACCTGTGCGAGCCGTCGCCGCAGCGCACCCCGGTGCTGTTCCAGGCCGGCAGCTCGGATCGCGGCCTGCTGTTCGCCGGGCGCCACGCCGAGTGCGTGTTCATCAGCGGGCAGAACAAGGCCGCGACCAAGGCCCAGGTGGACAAGGTCCGTGCCAGCGCCGTGGCCGCCGGACGCAACCCAGAGGACATCAAGGTGTTCATGGGCCTCAACGTGATCGTTGGCGAAACTGAGGAGCTGGCCTGGCAGAAGCATGCCGAGTACCGCAGCCATGCCAGCGCCGAAGCCGGCGTGGCGCATTTTTCCGCGTCCACCGCGATCGACTTTTCCCAGTACGAGATCGACGAACCCATCCAGTACGTGAAAAGCAACGCCATCCAGTCGGCCACCAAGAACCTGCAGAACAACGACTGGACCCGGCGCAAGCTGCTGGAGCAGCACGCCCTGGGCGGCCGCTACTTCACCGTGGTCGGCTCGCCGCAACAGGTGGCCGACGAGCTGGAATCCTGGATCGCCGAGACCGGTCTGGACGGCTTCAACCTGACCCGCATCGTCACCCCGGAAAGCTATGTCGACTTCATCGACCTGGTGATCCCCGAACTGCAGCGTCGCGGCTCCTACAAGACCGCCTACGACGACGGCACCCTGCGGGAAAAACTGTTCCACCAAGGCCGCAAACTGCCTGAACGACACACCGGCGCGGCCTACCGCCGCTAA
- a CDS encoding SfnB family sulfur acquisition oxidoreductase — protein sequence MSLSQHIAVITSDEQALIVASDLAEDFKRDSALRDRERRLPHPELEAFTRSGLWGISVPKAYGGAGVSNVTLAKVIALIAEADASLGQIPQNHFYALEVLRVNGSEAQKQRLYAEVLAGRRFGNALAELGTKTAHDRTTRLSRDSSGQGYRIDGRKFYATGAIYAQRIPTSVVDEHGVQQLAFVPADAQGLNVIDDWSGFGQRTTGSGSVQFDNVAVDEADVVPFQSAFERPTPVGPLAQILHAAIDTGIARAAYEDALRFVRTKTRPWIDSGTDKATEDPLTIKSFGHLSIRLHATEALLERAGEFLDKAQAETNADTVAAASIAVAEVRALSTEISLAAGSTLFELAGSQATLAEHGLDRHWRNARVHTLHDPVRWKYHAVGNYYLNQQNPPLRGTI from the coding sequence ATGTCTCTTTCTCAACACATCGCGGTTATCACCAGCGATGAACAAGCCCTGATTGTCGCCAGCGACCTGGCTGAAGACTTCAAACGCGACAGCGCCCTGCGCGACCGCGAACGGCGCCTGCCGCACCCGGAACTGGAAGCCTTCACCCGCTCCGGCCTGTGGGGCATCAGCGTGCCCAAGGCCTACGGCGGCGCTGGAGTGTCCAACGTCACCCTGGCCAAGGTCATCGCCCTGATCGCCGAGGCCGACGCCTCCCTGGGGCAGATCCCGCAGAACCATTTCTACGCCCTGGAAGTGCTGCGGGTGAACGGCAGCGAAGCGCAGAAACAACGGCTGTACGCCGAAGTCCTGGCCGGCCGCCGCTTCGGCAACGCCCTGGCCGAACTGGGCACCAAGACCGCCCACGACCGCACCACCCGCCTGAGCCGCGACAGCAGCGGCCAGGGTTACCGCATCGACGGGCGCAAGTTCTACGCCACCGGCGCCATCTACGCCCAGCGCATCCCCACCTCGGTGGTGGATGAACACGGCGTGCAGCAACTGGCCTTCGTCCCCGCCGACGCCCAGGGCCTGAACGTGATCGACGACTGGAGCGGCTTCGGCCAGCGCACCACCGGCAGCGGCTCGGTGCAGTTCGACAACGTGGCGGTGGACGAGGCCGACGTGGTGCCGTTCCAGAGCGCCTTCGAACGCCCGACCCCGGTCGGCCCCCTGGCGCAGATCCTCCACGCCGCCATCGACACCGGCATCGCTCGCGCCGCCTATGAAGACGCCCTGCGCTTCGTGCGCACCAAAACCCGGCCGTGGATCGACTCCGGCACCGACAAGGCCACCGAAGACCCGCTGACCATCAAGAGCTTCGGCCACCTGAGCATCCGCCTGCACGCCACCGAGGCCCTGCTGGAACGCGCCGGGGAATTCCTCGACAAGGCCCAGGCCGAGACCAACGCCGACACCGTGGCCGCCGCGTCCATCGCCGTGGCCGAGGTGCGCGCCCTGAGCACGGAAATTTCCCTGGCCGCCGGCAGCACCCTGTTCGAACTGGCGGGCAGCCAGGCGACCCTGGCCGAGCACGGCCTGGACCGCCACTGGCGCAACGCCCGGGTGCACACCCTGCACGATCCGGTGCGCTGGAAGTACCACGCGGTGGGCAACTACTACCTCAACCAGCAGAACCCGCCACTGCGGGGGACCATCTGA
- the istA gene encoding IS21 family transposase, translated as MAAPRVAMRNIKECLRLKFEAGLSHEKIARALQLSKGVVSKYIAAARVAGLDWPALVAMDEAALAAALFAPTSTNKPRGERVLPDVLSIHRELRRKGVTLQLLWEEYLAAHAGQPTYRYTQFVEHYRRYAQTLKRSMRQLHRAGEKLFIDYAGPTLPVVDPATGEVRRAHIFVAALGASNYTYACATPGETQVDWLTSLGQALTYFGGVPEMVVPDNPRALVAQPDRYEPGLNRATLECARHYQTVILPARPRKPQDKAKAEVAVQVVERWIMARLRHRQFFSLHALNQAIAELLEDLNRRPFKRLDGCRRDWFERLDRPALRALPVHPYEVATFKRCKVSIDYHIEVNGSFYSVPSALARQNVDVRLTAHTLEVLHGNRRVASHLLLGRRGAYSTQREHMPAAHQAHREWTPQRLLDWGARIGPYTRQLIDHQLTHKPHPEMGYRACLGLLSLARRYGNARLEAAAERAVHLRAFTGRSVRNLLQQGLDQQPLPQRAAETTLPGDHENVRGADYYQPPQQELFDDAATHPESTAPATPGRHGPRPGRAMDAAGQPQPELR; from the coding sequence ATGGCGGCGCCGCGAGTAGCCATGCGAAACATCAAAGAATGTCTGCGCCTCAAGTTTGAGGCCGGCTTGTCCCACGAGAAGATTGCCCGTGCCTTGCAGCTGTCCAAGGGCGTGGTTAGCAAGTACATCGCGGCGGCGCGGGTGGCCGGGCTGGACTGGCCGGCGCTGGTGGCCATGGACGAGGCCGCGCTGGCGGCCGCCTTGTTTGCACCGACGTCGACGAACAAGCCGCGCGGTGAGCGAGTGCTGCCCGATGTGCTGAGCATCCACCGCGAGTTGCGACGCAAGGGCGTGACCTTGCAGCTGCTGTGGGAGGAATATCTCGCCGCGCATGCGGGCCAGCCGACCTACCGCTACACCCAGTTCGTCGAGCACTACCGGCGCTACGCCCAGACGCTCAAACGTTCGATGCGTCAGCTGCACCGTGCGGGCGAGAAGCTATTCATCGACTATGCCGGGCCGACGCTGCCGGTGGTCGACCCGGCCACCGGCGAAGTGCGCCGGGCGCACATCTTCGTCGCCGCCCTGGGCGCCTCGAATTACACCTATGCCTGCGCGACGCCAGGCGAAACCCAGGTGGACTGGCTGACCTCGCTGGGCCAGGCTCTGACCTACTTTGGCGGCGTGCCGGAAATGGTTGTGCCGGACAATCCGCGCGCCCTGGTCGCCCAGCCGGATCGCTACGAGCCGGGCCTGAACCGGGCCACGCTGGAGTGCGCGCGTCATTACCAGACGGTGATCCTGCCGGCACGGCCACGCAAGCCTCAGGACAAGGCCAAGGCCGAGGTGGCGGTGCAGGTGGTCGAGCGCTGGATCATGGCGCGGCTGCGCCATCGGCAGTTCTTCAGCCTGCATGCGCTTAACCAGGCCATCGCCGAGCTGCTGGAGGATCTGAATCGGCGCCCGTTCAAGCGGCTCGATGGCTGCCGGCGCGACTGGTTCGAGCGCCTGGATCGCCCGGCCTTGCGAGCGCTGCCGGTGCATCCCTACGAGGTCGCCACCTTCAAGCGCTGCAAGGTCAGCATCGACTACCACATCGAGGTCAATGGCAGCTTCTACAGCGTGCCCTCCGCCCTGGCCCGGCAGAACGTGGACGTGCGACTGACGGCACACACCCTGGAAGTGCTGCATGGCAACCGGCGGGTGGCCAGCCACCTGCTGCTGGGGCGACGCGGCGCTTACAGTACCCAGCGCGAGCACATGCCCGCGGCGCACCAGGCGCATCGCGAATGGACGCCACAACGCCTGCTCGACTGGGGCGCGCGGATCGGCCCCTACACGCGCCAACTGATCGATCACCAACTGACCCACAAGCCGCACCCGGAGATGGGCTACCGCGCCTGCCTCGGCCTGCTCTCGCTGGCCCGGCGCTATGGCAATGCACGCCTGGAAGCCGCTGCCGAACGTGCCGTACACCTGCGCGCCTTCACCGGGCGCAGCGTGCGCAACCTGCTCCAGCAAGGCCTGGATCAACAGCCGCTGCCCCAGCGTGCCGCCGAAACGACCTTACCCGGCGACCACGAGAACGTCCGTGGCGCCGACTACTACCAACCCCCGCAACAGGAGCTGTTCGATGATGCCGCAACACACCCTGAATCAACTGCACCAGCTACGCCTGGACGGCATGGCCCGCGCCCTGGAAGAGCAATGGACGCTGCCGGCCAGCCACAGCCTGAGCTTCGATGA
- the istB gene encoding IS21-like element IS1474 family helper ATPase IstB, with protein sequence MMPQHTLNQLHQLRLDGMARALEEQWTLPASHSLSFDERLGLLLDRELAWRDNQRLVRLRKKAKLKYANACLEDLDRRTGRALDERLIATLASGDWIRQQHNLLLTGPTGAGKTWLACALGNQACRQGYSTLYLRTPRLLEQLRIAHGDGSFGRTLQQLAKVDVLVLDDWALAPLEEGARHDLLEVIDDRAGSRSTILTSQLPIEHWHGWINDPTLADAILDRLVHNAYRLTMKGESLRRKKAEEQAAS encoded by the coding sequence ATGATGCCGCAACACACCCTGAATCAACTGCACCAGCTACGCCTGGACGGCATGGCCCGCGCCCTGGAAGAGCAATGGACGCTGCCGGCCAGCCACAGCCTGAGCTTCGATGAACGCCTCGGCCTACTGCTCGACCGCGAACTGGCCTGGCGTGACAACCAGCGCCTGGTACGGCTGCGCAAGAAGGCCAAGCTCAAGTACGCCAACGCCTGCCTGGAAGATCTCGACCGCCGCACCGGACGCGCCCTGGACGAGCGTCTGATCGCCACCCTGGCCAGTGGCGACTGGATCCGCCAGCAGCACAACCTGCTGCTGACCGGCCCGACCGGTGCCGGCAAAACCTGGCTGGCCTGCGCCCTGGGCAACCAGGCCTGCCGCCAGGGCTATAGCACCCTGTACCTGCGCACCCCGCGCCTGCTGGAACAACTGCGCATCGCTCATGGCGACGGCAGCTTCGGCCGTACCCTGCAACAGCTGGCAAAGGTCGACGTCCTGGTGCTGGACGACTGGGCGCTAGCCCCGCTGGAGGAAGGAGCCCGGCATGACCTGCTGGAGGTGATCGACGACCGCGCTGGCAGCCGCTCCACCATCCTGACGAGCCAACTGCCCATCGAGCACTGGCACGGCTGGATCAACGACCCGACCCTGGCCGATGCCATCCTCGACCGCCTGGTGCACAACGCCTACCGACTGACGATGAAAGGCGAGTCGCTGCGCCGAAAAAAAGCCGAGGAACAAGCCGCATCGTGA
- the tcyN gene encoding L-cystine ABC transporter ATP-binding protein TcyN produces MIVVEKLTKQFKGQTVLNGIDLQVKEGEVVAIIGPSGSGKTTFLRCLNFLEEPTSGRIRIGDIAIDSNIPLSQQQGRIRQLRQHVGFVFQNFNLFPHRTALENVIEGPLVVKKTPREQALALGRKLLAKVGLAGKEDSYPRRLSGGQQQRVAIARALAMEPGVILFDEPTSALDPELVGEVLATIRSLAEEKRTMVIVTHEMGFARDVANRVIFFDKGVIVEQGEAKALFANPQHERTRQFLSKFLQHGQSPA; encoded by the coding sequence ATGATCGTGGTGGAAAAACTGACCAAGCAGTTCAAGGGCCAGACGGTGCTCAATGGCATCGACCTGCAGGTCAAGGAAGGCGAGGTGGTCGCCATCATCGGCCCCAGCGGTTCGGGCAAGACCACCTTCCTGCGCTGCCTGAACTTTCTTGAAGAACCGACCAGCGGACGCATCCGCATCGGCGACATCGCCATCGACAGCAACATCCCCCTGAGCCAGCAGCAGGGGCGGATACGCCAATTGCGCCAGCACGTGGGTTTCGTGTTCCAGAACTTCAACCTGTTCCCCCACCGCACCGCCCTGGAAAACGTCATCGAGGGCCCGCTGGTGGTGAAGAAAACCCCACGGGAGCAAGCCCTGGCCCTGGGCCGCAAGCTATTGGCCAAGGTTGGCCTGGCGGGCAAGGAAGACAGCTACCCCAGGCGCCTGTCCGGTGGTCAGCAACAGCGGGTGGCGATTGCCCGAGCCCTGGCCATGGAACCCGGAGTGATCCTGTTCGACGAGCCGACCTCGGCCCTGGACCCGGAACTGGTGGGCGAAGTCCTGGCCACCATCCGTAGCCTGGCCGAAGAGAAACGCACCATGGTCATCGTCACCCACGAAATGGGCTTTGCCCGGGACGTGGCCAACCGGGTGATCTTCTTCGACAAGGGGGTGATCGTCGAACAGGGCGAAGCCAAGGCGCTGTTCGCCAACCCCCAGCACGAGCGCACCCGACAGTTTCTCAGCAAGTTTCTCCAGCACGGCCAGTCCCCCGCCTGA
- the tcyL gene encoding cystine ABC transporter permease: MEAGLQLALDSAPFLLKGAYYTVILSLGGMFFGLLLGFGLALMRLSRFKLVSWIARVYVSFFRGTPLLVQLFVIYYGLPQLGLELDPLPAALIGFSLNMAAYACEILRAAIGSIERGQWEAAASIGMTRAQTLRRAILPQAMRTALPPLGNSFISLVKDTALAATIQVPELFRQAQLITARTFEIFTMYLAAALIYWILASVLAHLQNRLEQRVNRHDQES; the protein is encoded by the coding sequence ATGGAAGCAGGCCTGCAACTGGCGCTGGATTCAGCGCCATTTCTCCTCAAGGGCGCGTATTACACAGTGATCCTCAGCCTCGGCGGCATGTTCTTCGGACTGCTGCTGGGCTTTGGCCTGGCCTTGATGCGCCTGTCCCGCTTCAAGCTGGTGAGCTGGATTGCCCGGGTCTACGTGTCGTTCTTTCGTGGCACACCGCTTTTGGTGCAGCTGTTCGTGATCTATTACGGCCTGCCGCAACTGGGGCTGGAACTGGACCCACTGCCCGCCGCGCTGATCGGCTTCTCCCTGAACATGGCGGCCTACGCCTGTGAAATCCTTCGGGCTGCCATCGGTTCCATCGAACGCGGTCAATGGGAAGCGGCCGCCAGCATCGGCATGACCCGGGCCCAGACCCTGCGCCGGGCGATCCTCCCGCAAGCCATGCGCACGGCCCTGCCGCCGCTGGGCAACAGCTTCATTTCCCTGGTCAAGGACACCGCCCTGGCCGCCACCATCCAGGTACCGGAACTGTTCCGCCAGGCGCAGCTGATTACTGCCCGTACCTTCGAAATATTCACCATGTATCTTGCCGCCGCGCTGATCTACTGGATTCTCGCCAGCGTGCTCGCGCACCTGCAGAACCGTCTGGAACAGCGGGTCAATCGGCACGACCAGGAGTCTTGA
- the tcyJ gene encoding cystine ABC transporter substrate-binding protein has protein sequence MNFSVLRRNLLIGTLGLALGAGLMGQAVAGEQLQKIKDAGVINVGLEGTYPPFSYVDENGKLAGFEVEFSEALANKLGVKVKLQPTKWDGILAALESKRLDAVINQVTISEERKKKYDFSTPYTISGIQALTQKKDEGKFKTAADLGGHKVGVGLGTNYEQWLKDNVPNAIIKTYDDDPTKYQDLRVGRIDAILVDRLAAFELIKKTKDTLVVSGEPFSRQEAGVALRKGEPELLAAVNKAIEELRADGTLKKLSEKYFNADVTQ, from the coding sequence ATGAATTTTTCCGTACTGCGTCGCAATCTGCTGATTGGCACACTGGGCCTGGCCCTCGGTGCCGGACTGATGGGACAAGCGGTTGCCGGCGAGCAACTGCAGAAGATCAAGGATGCAGGCGTGATCAACGTCGGCCTGGAAGGCACCTACCCACCCTTCAGCTATGTCGATGAAAACGGCAAGCTGGCCGGCTTCGAAGTGGAATTCTCCGAGGCCCTGGCGAACAAGCTCGGGGTCAAGGTCAAGCTGCAGCCGACCAAGTGGGACGGCATTCTCGCGGCCCTGGAATCCAAGCGCCTGGACGCGGTGATCAACCAGGTGACCATCTCTGAAGAGCGCAAGAAAAAGTACGACTTCTCCACCCCCTACACCATCTCCGGGATCCAGGCCCTGACCCAGAAAAAGGACGAAGGCAAGTTCAAGACGGCCGCCGACCTGGGTGGCCACAAGGTCGGCGTGGGCCTGGGCACCAACTACGAGCAATGGCTCAAGGACAACGTGCCGAACGCCATCATCAAGACCTACGACGATGATCCGACCAAATACCAGGACCTGCGCGTAGGCCGTATCGACGCCATTCTGGTGGACCGCCTGGCGGCCTTCGAACTGATCAAGAAAACCAAGGACACCCTGGTAGTTTCCGGCGAACCCTTCTCCCGCCAGGAAGCCGGTGTTGCCCTGCGCAAGGGCGAGCCTGAACTGCTGGCCGCAGTGAACAAGGCGATCGAAGAGCTGCGGGCCGATGGCACGCTGAAAAAACTCTCGGAGAAATACTTCAACGCTGACGTCACTCAATAA